The Glycine max cultivar Williams 82 chromosome 17, Glycine_max_v4.0, whole genome shotgun sequence genome contains the following window.
GTAGATTGTGATGTTGAATGTAATCGGAGGTGTCAATTATCATCAAGACCAAATTTGTGCAAGAGAGCATGTGGGACGTGCTGTCAGCGGTGCAATTGTGTGCCTTCGGGTACCTATGGTCATTATGAAGAGTGTTCATGCTATGCAAATATGACCACCCACGGTGGAAAACATAAATGtccataattaattatatccaTTCATTGACTCTTGTCTTTTAATATATGAATTCAAA
Protein-coding sequences here:
- the GASA28 gene encoding gibberellin-regulated protein 28 precursor, translating into MAIFKALLASILISLVIVNLVESDTMYQVIKNTVEGSSPSPSPPTIDCDVECNRRCQLSSRPNLCKRACGTCCQRCNCVPSGTYGHYEECSCYANMTTHGGKHKCP